A window of Asterias rubens chromosome 22, eAstRub1.3, whole genome shotgun sequence contains these coding sequences:
- the LOC117304945 gene encoding fibroblast growth factor receptor 1-like isoform X1, which yields MYLLLVNTIVVVIAMEFTQGQQSFELLPHSTVLAGSNVTLVCTVQNFHNNITNISLYWSRPNYPVNTTKPIVSCGPNETLEIAGTMVCNLTLESVEESSGGEYTCDGVVGGVHFTSSKELHVVPYPTVELQDPCNVWHQVDNIEPGPICVRTTRSNLLFNCNVYNITDGASTITWTINGDEVIGDEVYVTSAVTPGNGQDGLIDTSNSLDVAHWADQYQDEVINVTCHFSGYMNIEPLEVTAQVKFYYVGALVAVLIAVCVLPPFVMMVVCCCLRRRRLRLTQPSLKDNQGTAAAEDGGYLVPTSRAVRPKLPKQEEHAKKQEGNQQRDILLSDMTVEGVYVVTPEVKASMAATKKKKKKESRYDNLGPDLSFPRNRLTIEGDLGSGAFGKVLLGTATGIEQSTSRTKVAVKTLKEGADRFARTELLQELELMKKIPYHPNVVGLLGYCIDIDPIYVIVEYLAKGDLKMVLIDLRSEDTERQYCNLMENSLSKTLIRFARDVACGMAFLASQKCIHRDLAARNVLVGDDMECKVSDFGLARDVMNIRVYQRQSQGPLPMRWMALESILDDVYTTESDVWSFGILLWEITTLGARPYPLMGAKKVLRKIKRGYRMPIPIGCMCEMYEMMLDCWRDVPSKRPSFQNIYDRLTEFLNDDQHCIATDEFERSNDEFVMTIDMMEKV from the exons GTCAACAGTCATTTGAGCTTCTACCTCACTCCACTGTACTTGCTGGTTCCAATGTGACTCTTGTCTGCACGGTGCAAAATTTCCATAACAACATAACTAACATCTCTTTATATTGGAGTAGGCCTAATTACCCTGTAAACACTACTAAGCCAATTGTTAGCTGTGGTCCTAATGAGACACTAGAGATAGCAGGTACAATGGTCTGCAACTTGACTCTAGAGTCAGTTGAAGAGTCTTCGGGCGGAGAGTATACTTGTGATGGAGTTGTTGGTGGCGTCCATTTCACGAGCAGTAAAGAGTTGCATGTAG tCCCATATCCTACTGTTGAGCTGCAAGACCCATGCAATGTCTGGCACCAAGTTGACAACATTGAACCTGGACCCATCTGCGTACGAACTACAAGAAGCAACCTCTTATTCAACTGCAATGTTTACAACATCACAGATGGTGCCTCAACTATCACATGGACAATCAATGGGGATGAGGTCATTGGGGACGAGGTTTATGTGACGTCAGCTGTGACCCCGGGGAACGGTCAAGATGGATTGATTGACACGAGCAATAGCCTGGATGTAGCGCACTGGGCGGATCAATATCAAGATGAAGTGATTAACGTCACGTGTCATTTCAGTGGTTATATGAACATTGAGCCATTGGAAGTCACCGCTCAAGTCAAGTTCTATTACG TTGGAGCGTTGGTGGCGGTCTTGATCGCCGTTTGTGTTCTTCCACCGTTCGTTATGATGGTTGTCTGTTGCTGTTTACGGAGGAGACGTTTACGTTTAACGCAACCTAGTTTAAAGGACAACCAAGGGACTGCTGCAGCTGAAGATGG TGGGTATTTAGTACCTACCAGCCGAGCAGTGCGACCCAAACTGCCTAAACAAGAGGAACATGCTAAGAAACAAGAAGGGAACCAACAACGTG ATATTCTATTGAGTGATATGACAGTAGAGGGCGTCTATGTCGTAACTCCAGAGGTTAAGGCTTCGATGGCAgcaacaaagaagaagaagaagaaggagagtAGATACGACAACCTCGGTCCCGACCTTTCATTCCCAAGAAACCGGTTGACCATTGAGGGGGACCTCGGTAGTGGAGCGTTTGGGAAGGTTCTACTCGGCACAGCGACTGGGATCGAGCAATCTACGTCAAGAACGAAAGTAGCGGTCAAGACTCTCAAAG agggcgctgatCGCTTTGCAAGGACTGAGCTGCTACAAGAACTGGAGTTGATGAAAAAAATACCATACCATCCCAACGTGGTCGGATTATTGGGCTACTGCATTGACATAG ACCCAATTTATGTCATTGTTGAATACCTAGCCAAGGGTGACCTTAAGATGGTCCTGATTGACCTGCGATCTGAAGATACCGAAAGGCAATACTGCAACTTAATGGAGAACTCTCTCTCCAAGACGTTGATTAGGTTTGCTAGAGATGTGGCGTGTGGAATGGCATTCCTTGCTTCACAAAAG TGTATCCATCGCGACTTGGCTGCCCGTAATGTACTGGTTGGAGACGACATGGAATGCAAAGTATCTGACTTCGGACTGGCCCGTGACGTCATGAATATTCGGGTTTACCAGCGTCAGTCACAG GGACCGCTCCCAATGCGTTGGATGGCTTTGGAATCCATTCTTGATGACGTATATACAACAGAGAGTGACGTATGGTCTTTTGGGATCCTTCTATGGGAAATTACCACGTTAG GTGCCAGACCATACCCACTGATGGGTGCCAAGAAGGTGCTACGTAAAATTAAGAGAGGATATCGAATGCCGATACCAATTGGCTGCATGTGTGAAAT GTATGAAATGATGCTAGACTGCTGGCGTGACGTTCCTTCTAAAAGACCGAGCTTCCAGAATATCTACGATCGATTGACCGAGTTTCTAAACGATGACCAG
- the LOC117304945 gene encoding tyrosine kinase receptor Cad96Ca-like isoform X2: MYLLLVNTIVVVIAMEFTQVPYPTVELQDPCNVWHQVDNIEPGPICVRTTRSNLLFNCNVYNITDGASTITWTINGDEVIGDEVYVTSAVTPGNGQDGLIDTSNSLDVAHWADQYQDEVINVTCHFSGYMNIEPLEVTAQVKFYYVGALVAVLIAVCVLPPFVMMVVCCCLRRRRLRLTQPSLKDNQGTAAAEDGGYLVPTSRAVRPKLPKQEEHAKKQEGNQQRDILLSDMTVEGVYVVTPEVKASMAATKKKKKKESRYDNLGPDLSFPRNRLTIEGDLGSGAFGKVLLGTATGIEQSTSRTKVAVKTLKEGADRFARTELLQELELMKKIPYHPNVVGLLGYCIDIDPIYVIVEYLAKGDLKMVLIDLRSEDTERQYCNLMENSLSKTLIRFARDVACGMAFLASQKCIHRDLAARNVLVGDDMECKVSDFGLARDVMNIRVYQRQSQGPLPMRWMALESILDDVYTTESDVWSFGILLWEITTLGARPYPLMGAKKVLRKIKRGYRMPIPIGCMCEMYEMMLDCWRDVPSKRPSFQNIYDRLTEFLNDDQHCIATDEFERSNDEFVMTIDMMEKV; the protein is encoded by the exons tCCCATATCCTACTGTTGAGCTGCAAGACCCATGCAATGTCTGGCACCAAGTTGACAACATTGAACCTGGACCCATCTGCGTACGAACTACAAGAAGCAACCTCTTATTCAACTGCAATGTTTACAACATCACAGATGGTGCCTCAACTATCACATGGACAATCAATGGGGATGAGGTCATTGGGGACGAGGTTTATGTGACGTCAGCTGTGACCCCGGGGAACGGTCAAGATGGATTGATTGACACGAGCAATAGCCTGGATGTAGCGCACTGGGCGGATCAATATCAAGATGAAGTGATTAACGTCACGTGTCATTTCAGTGGTTATATGAACATTGAGCCATTGGAAGTCACCGCTCAAGTCAAGTTCTATTACG TTGGAGCGTTGGTGGCGGTCTTGATCGCCGTTTGTGTTCTTCCACCGTTCGTTATGATGGTTGTCTGTTGCTGTTTACGGAGGAGACGTTTACGTTTAACGCAACCTAGTTTAAAGGACAACCAAGGGACTGCTGCAGCTGAAGATGG TGGGTATTTAGTACCTACCAGCCGAGCAGTGCGACCCAAACTGCCTAAACAAGAGGAACATGCTAAGAAACAAGAAGGGAACCAACAACGTG ATATTCTATTGAGTGATATGACAGTAGAGGGCGTCTATGTCGTAACTCCAGAGGTTAAGGCTTCGATGGCAgcaacaaagaagaagaagaagaaggagagtAGATACGACAACCTCGGTCCCGACCTTTCATTCCCAAGAAACCGGTTGACCATTGAGGGGGACCTCGGTAGTGGAGCGTTTGGGAAGGTTCTACTCGGCACAGCGACTGGGATCGAGCAATCTACGTCAAGAACGAAAGTAGCGGTCAAGACTCTCAAAG agggcgctgatCGCTTTGCAAGGACTGAGCTGCTACAAGAACTGGAGTTGATGAAAAAAATACCATACCATCCCAACGTGGTCGGATTATTGGGCTACTGCATTGACATAG ACCCAATTTATGTCATTGTTGAATACCTAGCCAAGGGTGACCTTAAGATGGTCCTGATTGACCTGCGATCTGAAGATACCGAAAGGCAATACTGCAACTTAATGGAGAACTCTCTCTCCAAGACGTTGATTAGGTTTGCTAGAGATGTGGCGTGTGGAATGGCATTCCTTGCTTCACAAAAG TGTATCCATCGCGACTTGGCTGCCCGTAATGTACTGGTTGGAGACGACATGGAATGCAAAGTATCTGACTTCGGACTGGCCCGTGACGTCATGAATATTCGGGTTTACCAGCGTCAGTCACAG GGACCGCTCCCAATGCGTTGGATGGCTTTGGAATCCATTCTTGATGACGTATATACAACAGAGAGTGACGTATGGTCTTTTGGGATCCTTCTATGGGAAATTACCACGTTAG GTGCCAGACCATACCCACTGATGGGTGCCAAGAAGGTGCTACGTAAAATTAAGAGAGGATATCGAATGCCGATACCAATTGGCTGCATGTGTGAAAT GTATGAAATGATGCTAGACTGCTGGCGTGACGTTCCTTCTAAAAGACCGAGCTTCCAGAATATCTACGATCGATTGACCGAGTTTCTAAACGATGACCAG